AATATCGTTTGGTGTTACTTTACGCTGATAGCAATGAAAAACAACACTTAGCAACCCCTCAAAACTGCCATCGTACACGATATAAGCCATCGTCTCTAATTTTTAAAGTGGACTTGCTTGGGCTGCTGCTCAGTCATCAGAGATTGGGGCGGAAATAGCATCAGTTGGGTGTCACCGGCTTTTCTTTTCTTCATTTGGCTTTCAGCTACAATGTGGTTTTTTAAACGTGATGGTTCCCAATCGAGTGTCCGACCAGCAAGTTCATTACAGGTAATAAAATACTGGGCTCGTTTCATTACCACTCCAATTTTTTTGAGGTGATAGCTTGTTAGTCTTCGAAAGCGTCGGGCATCAATAATCATTTTGGCCGATTGAACACCAATGCCCGGCACCCGCAAAATCAACGGATAGTCGGCCCGGTTGATATCTACTGGGAATAGGTGAAGGTTTCTCAGCGCATAGGCTAACTTGGGGTCAACATCTAAATCCAAAAAAGGATGCTCTTCCGTTAGGATTTCGTCGGCAGAGAACTGATAAAAGCGCATCAGCCAGTCGCTCTGGTATAATCGGTTTTCGCGAACCAATGGTGGCGATTGCGTGGCTGGGAGGCGTTTGTCGTATTCGTTTACCGGAAGGTAACCTGAATAATAAACCCGCTTTAGCTGCTGCTGATTGTAAAAGTTGGAAGAGAGCTGAAGGATCTGTCGATCGCTTTCGGGGGTTGCCCCGATAATTAGTTGAGTGCTTTGTCCTGCTGGCGTGAATTTGGGAATTCGTCGGTATTTTTTTCTCTCTTCCTTATAAATTTGAATCCCTTCTTTAATTTGGTTCATTGGCTGTAAAACACTCTGGTAGTTCTTTTCCGGCGCCAGCTTCTTCAG
The window above is part of the uncultured Sunxiuqinia sp. genome. Proteins encoded here:
- a CDS encoding putative DNA modification/repair radical SAM protein; the protein is YIEGLFLSSGVIKNPDYTMERMMLVAKKLRLEESYFGYIHMKAIPGADQELIQQAGRYADRMSVNIEIPTEFQLKKLAPEKNYQSVLQPMNQIKEGIQIYKEERKKYRRIPKFTPAGQSTQLIIGATPESDRQILQLSSNFYNQQQLKRVYYSGYLPVNEYDKRLPATQSPPLVRENRLYQSDWLMRFYQFSADEILTEEHPFLDLDVDPKLAYALRNLHLFPVDINRADYPLILRVPGIGVQSAKMIIDARRFRRLTSYHLKKIGVVMKRAQYFITCNELAGRTLDWEPSRLKNHIVAESQMKKRKAGDTQLMLFPPQSLMTEQQPKQVHFKN